In Bubalus kerabau isolate K-KA32 ecotype Philippines breed swamp buffalo chromosome 4, PCC_UOA_SB_1v2, whole genome shotgun sequence, one DNA window encodes the following:
- the MCRIP1 gene encoding mapk-regulated corepressor-interacting protein 1, with amino-acid sequence MTSSPVSRVVYNGKRNNSPRSPPNSSEIFTPAHEENVRFIYEAWQGVERDLRSQMSGSERGLVEEYVEKVPNPSLKTFKPIDLSDLKRRNTQDAKKS; translated from the exons ATGACCAG TTCCCCCGTCTCCAGAGTCGTCTACAACGGCAAGAGGAACAATAGCCCCCGCTCTCCCCCCAACAGCAGCGAGATCTTCACCCCGGCCCACGAGGAGAATGTGCGCTTCATTTATGAAG CCTGGCAGGGTGTGGAGCGGGACCTGCGGAGCCAGATGTCGGGCAGTGAGCGGGGCCTGGTGGAGGAGTACGTGGAGAAGGTCCCTAACCCCAGCCTGAAGA CCTTCAAGCCCATCGACCTGAGCGACCTGAAGCGCCGGAACACGCAGGACGCCAAGAAGTCCTAA
- the ARHGDIA gene encoding rho GDP-dissociation inhibitor 1 isoform X1 — MRYPRPAQRERKSRDPGSGRQGARGRGSDVRHSVREGARERRGRSSERAPPLGPRLGAWPLAESCADHPQVLQKGRWGHTLGPSRLPQPLLPWSQVSHIQLEVSMAEQEPTAEQLAQIAAENEEDEHSVNYKPPAQKSIQEIQELDKDDESLRKYKEALLGRVAVSADPNVPNVVVTRLTLVCSTAPGPLELDLTGDLESFKKQSFVLKEGVEYRIKISFRVNREIVSGMKYIQHTYRKGVKIDKTDYMVGSYGPRAEEYEFLTPMEEAPKGMLARGSYNIKSRFTDDDRTDHLSWEWNLTIKKEWKD, encoded by the exons ATGCGCTATCCGCGGCCCGCCCAGCGCGAGCGGAAGTCGCGTGACCCCGGAAGTGGCCGGCAGGGCGCGCGCGGGCGGGGCAGCGACGTTCGTCATTCTGTGCGGGAGGGAGCGCGAGAGCGGCGCGGACGATCCTCCG AACGTGCACCTCCCCTTGGGCCCAGGTTGGGGGCTTGGCCACTTGCAGAGAGCTGTGCAGATCACCCGCAGGTCCTGCAGAAGGGCAGGTGGGGACACACTCTGGGtccctccaggctgccacagcCCCTGCTACCCTGGTCACAGGTGTCTCACATCCAGCTAGAGGTGAGTATGGCTGAGCAGGAGCCCACAGCCGAGCAGTTGGCACAGATTGCGGCGGAGAACGAGGAGGACGAGCACTCAGTCAACTATAAGCCCCCGGCCCAGAAGAGCATCCAGGAGATCCAGGAGCTGGACAAGGACGACGAGAGTCTGCGCAAGTACAAGGAGGCCCTCCTGGGCCGTGTGGCTGTGTCTGCCG ACCCCAATGTCCCCAATGTTGTGGTGACCCGACTGACCCTGGTGTGTAGTACTGCCCCGGGCCCCCTGGAGCTGGACCTGACAG GTGATCTGGAGAGCTTCAAGAAGCAGTCCTTTGTGCTGAAGGAGGGTGTGGAATATCGGATAAAAATCTCCTTCCGG GTGAACCGAGAGATTGTGTCTGGCATGAAGTACATCCAGCACACGTACAGGAAAGGCGTGAAGA TTGACAAGACTGACTACATGGTGGGGAGCTATGGGCCCCGGGCGGAGGAGTATGAGTTCCTGACCCCCATGGAGGAGGCGCCCAAGGGCATGCTGGCTCGAGGCAGCTACAACATCAAGTCCCGCTTCACAGACGACGACAGGACCGACCACCTGTCCTGGGAGTGGAACCTCACCATCAAGAAGGAGTGGAAGGACTGA
- the ARHGDIA gene encoding rho GDP-dissociation inhibitor 1 isoform X2 has translation MAEQEPTAEQLAQIAAENEEDEHSVNYKPPAQKSIQEIQELDKDDESLRKYKEALLGRVAVSADPNVPNVVVTRLTLVCSTAPGPLELDLTGDLESFKKQSFVLKEGVEYRIKISFRVNREIVSGMKYIQHTYRKGVKIDKTDYMVGSYGPRAEEYEFLTPMEEAPKGMLARGSYNIKSRFTDDDRTDHLSWEWNLTIKKEWKD, from the exons ATGGCTGAGCAGGAGCCCACAGCCGAGCAGTTGGCACAGATTGCGGCGGAGAACGAGGAGGACGAGCACTCAGTCAACTATAAGCCCCCGGCCCAGAAGAGCATCCAGGAGATCCAGGAGCTGGACAAGGACGACGAGAGTCTGCGCAAGTACAAGGAGGCCCTCCTGGGCCGTGTGGCTGTGTCTGCCG ACCCCAATGTCCCCAATGTTGTGGTGACCCGACTGACCCTGGTGTGTAGTACTGCCCCGGGCCCCCTGGAGCTGGACCTGACAG GTGATCTGGAGAGCTTCAAGAAGCAGTCCTTTGTGCTGAAGGAGGGTGTGGAATATCGGATAAAAATCTCCTTCCGG GTGAACCGAGAGATTGTGTCTGGCATGAAGTACATCCAGCACACGTACAGGAAAGGCGTGAAGA TTGACAAGACTGACTACATGGTGGGGAGCTATGGGCCCCGGGCGGAGGAGTATGAGTTCCTGACCCCCATGGAGGAGGCGCCCAAGGGCATGCTGGCTCGAGGCAGCTACAACATCAAGTCCCGCTTCACAGACGACGACAGGACCGACCACCTGTCCTGGGAGTGGAACCTCACCATCAAGAAGGAGTGGAAGGACTGA
- the PPP1R27 gene encoding protein phosphatase 1 regulatory subunit 27 isoform X2: MPSRTARYARYSPRQRRRKLLADRSVHFPNDVLFLDHIRQGDLEQVGRFIRTRKVSLDTIYPSGLAALHEAVLSGNLECVKLLVKYGADIHQRDETGWTPLHIACSDGYPDIARAALCTQVPHFPGGRQRSRERRWGSAFRPH, translated from the exons ATGCCCAGCAGAACAGCTCGCTATGCCCGCTACAGCCCAAGGCAGCGGCGCCGGAAGCTCCTGGCTGATCGGAGCGTGCACTTCCCTAATGACGTCCTGTTCTTGGACCACATCCGCCAGGGCGACCTGGAGCAGGTGGGGCGCTTCATCCGGACTCGGAAAGTCTCCCTGGACACCATCTACCCCTCGG GCCTGGCTGCCCTTCATGAAGCGGTGCTTTCTGGAAACCTTGAGTGTGTGAAGCTGCTAGTCAAATATGGGGCAGACATTCATCAGCGAGATGAGACAGGCTGGACACCCCTGCACATCGCCTGCAGTGACGGATACCCTGATATAGCCAG GGCTGCCCTTTGCACCCAGGTACCTCATTTCCCTGGGGGCAGACAGAGAAGCCGCGAACGACGATGGGGATCTGCCTTCAGACCTCATTGA
- the PPP1R27 gene encoding protein phosphatase 1 regulatory subunit 27 isoform X1, which yields MPSRTARYARYSPRQRRRKLLADRSVHFPNDVLFLDHIRQGDLEQVGRFIRTRKVSLDTIYPSGLAALHEAVLSGNLECVKLLVKYGADIHQRDETGWTPLHIACSDGYPDIARYLISLGADREAANDDGDLPSDLIDPEFKDLVELFKGTKMD from the exons ATGCCCAGCAGAACAGCTCGCTATGCCCGCTACAGCCCAAGGCAGCGGCGCCGGAAGCTCCTGGCTGATCGGAGCGTGCACTTCCCTAATGACGTCCTGTTCTTGGACCACATCCGCCAGGGCGACCTGGAGCAGGTGGGGCGCTTCATCCGGACTCGGAAAGTCTCCCTGGACACCATCTACCCCTCGG GCCTGGCTGCCCTTCATGAAGCGGTGCTTTCTGGAAACCTTGAGTGTGTGAAGCTGCTAGTCAAATATGGGGCAGACATTCATCAGCGAGATGAGACAGGCTGGACACCCCTGCACATCGCCTGCAGTGACGGATACCCTGATATAGCCAG GTACCTCATTTCCCTGGGGGCAGACAGAGAAGCCGCGAACGACGATGGGGATCTGCCTTCAGACCTCATTGACCCGGAATTCAAGGACTTGGTGGAGCTATTCAAAGGGACTAAGATGGACTGA
- the P4HB gene encoding protein disulfide-isomerase: protein MLRRALLCLALTALFRAGAGAPDEEDHVLVLHKGNFDEALAAHKYLLVEFYAPWCGHCKALAPEYAKAAGKLKAEGSEIRLAKVDATEESDLAQQYGVRGYPTIKFFKNGDTASPKEYTAGREADDIVNWLKKRTGPAASTLSDGAAAEALVESSEVAVIGFFKDVESDSAKQFLLAAEAIDDIPFGITSNSDVFSKYQLDKDGVVLFKKFDEGRNNFEGEVTKEKLLDFIKHNQLPLVIEFTEQTAPKIFGGEIKTHILLFLPKSVSDYEGKLSNFKKAAESFKGKILFIFIDSDHTDNQRILEFFGLKKEECPAVRLITLEEEMTKYKPESDELTAEKITEFCHRFLEGKIKPHLMSQELPDDWDKQPVKVLVGKNFEEVAFDEKKNVFVEFYAPWCGHCKQLAPIWDKLGETYKDHENIVIAKMDSTANEVEAVKVHSFPTLKFFPASADRTVIDYNGERTLDGFKKFLESGGQDGAGDDDDLEDLEEAEEPDLEEDDDQKAVKDEL from the exons ATGCTGCGCCGCGCTCTGCTCTGCCTGGCCCTGACCGCGCTATTCCGCGCGGGTGCCGGCGCCCCCGACGAGGAGGACCACGTCCTGGTGCTCCATAAGGGCAACTTCGACGAGGCGCTGGCGGCCCACAAGTACCTGCTGGTGGAGTTCT ACGCCCCATGGTGCGGCCACTGCAAGGCTCTGGCCCCGGAGTATGCCAAAGCAGCTGGGAAGCTGAAGGCAGAAGGTTCTGAGATCAGACTGGCCAAGGTGGATGCCACTGAAGAGTCTGACCTGGCCCAGCAGTATGGTGTCCGAGGCTACCCCACCATCAAGTTCTTCAAGAATGGAGACACAGCTTCCCCCAAAGAGTACACAG CTGGCCGAGAAGCGGATGATATCGTGAACTGGCTGAAGAAGCGCACGGGCCCCGCTGCCAGCACGCTGTCCGACGGGGCTGCTGCAGAGGCCTTGGTGGAGTCCAGTGAGGTGGCCGTCATTGGCTTCTTCAAG GACGTGGAGTCGGACTCCGCAAAGCAGTTCTTGTTGGCAGCAGAGGCCATTGATGACATCCCCTTTGGGATCACATCTAACAGCGATGTGTTCTCCAAATACCAGCTGGACAAGGATGGGGTTGTCCTCTTTAAGAAG TTTGATGAAGGCCGGAACAACTTTGAGGGGGAGGTCACCAAGGAGAAGCTTCTGGACTTCATCAAGCACAACCAGTTGCCCCTGGTCATCGAGTTCACCGAGCAG ACAGCCCCGAAGATCTTCGGAGGGGAAATCAAGACTCACATCCTGCTGTTCCTGCCGAAAAGCGTGTCTGACTATGAGGGCAAGCTGAGCAACTTCAAAAAAGCGGCTGAGAGCTTCAAGGGCAAG ATCCTGTTTATCTTCATCGACAGCGACCACACTGACAACCAGCGCATCCTGGAATTCTTCGGCCTAAAGAAAGAGGAGTGCCCGGCCGTGCGCCTCATCAcgctggaggaggagatgaccaAATATAAGCCAGAGTCAGATGAGCTGACGGCAGAGAAGATCACCGAGTTCTGCCACCGCTTCCTGGAGGGCAAGATTAAG CCCCACCTGATGAGCCAGGAGCTGCCTGACGACTGGGACAAGCAGCCTGTCAAAGTGCTGGTTGGGAAGAACTTTGAAGAGGTCGCTTTTGATGAGAAAAAGAACGTCTTTGTAGAGTTCT ATGCCCCGTGGTGCGGTCACTGCAAGCAGCTGGCCCCCATCTGGGATAAGCTGGGAGAGACGTACAAGGACCACGAGAACATAGTCATCGCCAAGATGGACTCCACGGCCAACGAGGTGGAGGCGGTGAAAGTGCACAGCTTCCCCACGCTCAAGTTCTTCCCCGCCAGCGCCGACAGGACG GTCATCGACTACAACGGGGAGCGGACACTGGATGGTTTTAAGAAGTTCCTGGAGAGTGGTGGCCAGGATGGGGCCGGAGATGATGAC GATCTAGAAGATCTTGAAGAAGCAGAAGAGCCTGATCTGGAGGAAGATGATGATCAAAAAGCTGTGAAAGATGAACTGTAA